The Phoenix dactylifera cultivar Barhee BC4 chromosome 17, palm_55x_up_171113_PBpolish2nd_filt_p, whole genome shotgun sequence genome contains a region encoding:
- the LOC103714878 gene encoding cell division cycle protein 48 homolog, which translates to MANLGEASSSDSKGTKRDFSTAILERKKAPNRLVVDEAVNDDNSVVSLHPETMEKLQLFRGDTILLKGKKRRDTICIALADDTCEESKIRMNKVVRSNLRVRLGDVVSVHQCQDVKYGKRVHILPIDDTIEGVTGNLFDAYLKPYFLEAYRPVRKGDLFLVRGGMRSVEFKVIETDPAEYCVVAPDTEIFCEGEPVKREDEERLNEVGYDDVGGVRKQMAQIRELVELPLRHPQLFKSIGVKPPKGILLYGPPGSGKTLIARAVANETGAFFFCINGPEIMSKLAGESESNLRKAFEEAEKNAPSIIFIDELDSIAPKREKTHGEVERRIVSQLLTLMDGLKTRSHVIVIGATNRPNSVDPALRRFGRFDREIDIGVPDEVGRLEVLRIHTKNMKLAEDVDLERIAKDTHGYVGADLAALCTEAALQCIREKMDIIDLEDETIDAEILNSMAVTNEHFKTALGTSNPSALRETVVEVPNVSWDDIGGLENVKRELQETVQYPVEHPEKFEKFGMSPSKGVLFYGPPGCGKTLLAKAIANECQANFISVKGPELLTMWFGESEANVREIFDKARQSAPCVLFFDELDSIATQRGSSVGDAGGAADRVLNQLLTEMDGMSAKKTVFIIGATNRPDIIDPALLRPGRLDQLIYIPLPDEASRYQIFKACLRKSPVAKDVDLWALAKYTQGFSGADITEICQRACKYAVRENIEKDIERERRRSENPEAMEEDDADEVAEIKAAHFEESMKFARRSVSDADIRKYQAFAQTLQQSRGFGSEFRFSTQSGTGAGTTGSDPFASSGAGADDDDLYG; encoded by the exons ACGACAATTCGGTGGTCTCGTTGCACCCGGAGACGATGGAAAAGCTGCAGCTTTTCCGTGGCGATACGATCCTGCTGAAG GGCAAGAAAAGGAGAGATACTATCTGTATCGCACTTGCTGATGATACTTGTGAAGAGtctaagataaggatgaataaGGTTGTTAGATCAAACCTCAGGGTGAGGCTCGGTGATGTTGTTTCTGTCCATCAGTGCCAGGATGTGAAGTATGGGAAGCGTGTCCATATACTTCCCATAGATGATACCATTGAAGGTGTTACAGGAAACTTGTTCGATGCATATTTGAAGC CATATTTCCTGGAGGCATATCGTCCTGtaaggaaaggggatcttttCCTTGTCAGAGGTGGAATGCGAAGCGTTGAATTTAAGGTTATAGAAACTGACCCAGCAGAATACTGTGTTGTTGCTCCGGACACAGAGATCTTTTGTGAGGGGGAACCTGTGAAAAGAGAGGATGAAGAAAGACTTAATGAGGTAGGATATGATGATGTGGGTGGTGTGCGAAAGCAGATGGCTCAGATTCGAGAGTTAGTTGAGCTTCCACTACGACACCCTCAACTGTTCAAGTCTATTGGTGTAAAACCACCAAAGGGTATCTTGTTGTATGGACCCCCTGGTTCTGGGAAGACACTCATAGCCAGAGCAGTTGCAAACGAGACTGGTGCATTTTTCTTCTGTATCAATGGTCCTGAAATTATGTCAAAACTAGCTGGAGAAAGTGAAAGCAATCTCAGGAAGgcttttgaagaagctgaaaaaaatGCACCATCAATTATTTTCATTGATGAACTTGACTCCATTGCTCCTAAGAGGGAGAAAACTCATGGAGAAGTTGAGAGACGTATTGTTTCTCAACTCCTGACATTGATGGATGGCTTGAAAACTCGTTCCCATGTAATCGTCATAGGTGCTACAAATCGGCCCAACAGTGTCGACCCAGCTCTCAGAAGATTTGGGAGGTTTGATAGGGAAATTGACATTGGTGTGCCAGATGAAGTTGGACGTCTGGAAGTTCTTCGCATTCATACAAAGAACATGAAGCTTGCTGAAGAT GTTGATTTGGAAAGAATTGCCAAGGACACACATGGGTATGTTGGGGCTGATCTAGCAGCTCTCTGCACAGAAGCTGCTCTTCAGTGCATACGGGAGAAAATGGACATCATTGACTTAGAAGATGAAACCATAGATGCTGAGATACTGAACTCTATGGCTGTTACAAATGAACATTTCAAAACTGCTCTTGGAACCAGTAATCCCTCTGCACTCCGTGAAACA GTTGTTGAAGTGCCCAATGTCAGCTGGGATGATATTGGTGGTCTTGAGAATGTCAAGAGGGAACTCCAAGAG ACTGTCCAATACCCAGTTGAGCATCCTGAGAAGTTCGAAAAATTTGGAATGTCACCTTCGAAGGGAGTCCTGTTCTATGGGCCTCCTGGTTGTGGGAAAACTTTGTTAGCAAAGGCAATTGCTAATGAATGCCAGGCAAACTTTATCAGTGTCAAGGGTCCTGAACTTTTGACTATGTGGTTTGGTGAGAGTGAAGCAAATGTTCGAGAAATCTTTGACAAGGCTCGCCAATCTGCTCCATGTGTCCTCTTCTTTGATGAGCTCGACTCCATTGCTACTCAG AGAGGGAGCAgtgttggagatgcaggagGTGCTGCTGATAGGGTACTCAATCAGCTCTTGACAGAGATGGACGGCATGTCAGCCAAGAAAACTGTTTTTATTATAGGGGCAACCAACAGGCCTGACATCATAGATCCAGCATTGCTCAGGCCAGGCCGTCTTGACCAGTTAATTTATATTCCCCTGCCGGATGAGGCCTCTCGTTACCAGATATTTAAAGCTTGCCTAAGGAAGTCCCCTGTTGCAAAAGATGTGGACCTTTGGGCTCTTGCTAAGTACACACAAGGCTTTAGTGGAGCAGATATTACAGAGATTTGCCAACGTGCTTGCAAGTATGCAGTCAGAGAAAACATTGAGAAG GATatcgagagggagaggaggaggagcgaAAATCCAGAGGCTATGGAGGAAGATGATGCTGATGAAGTTGCAGAGATCAAAGCTGCTCACTTTGAAGAGTCAATGAAGTTTGCCCGGAGGAGTGTCAGTGATGCCGATATCCGGAAATACCAGGCTTTTGCACAAACTTTGCAGCAATCAAGGGGCTTTGGAAGTGAATTCCGCTTCTCAACTCAGTCAGGCACTGGAGCTGGGACTACTGGATCCGATCCGTTTGCTTCGTCAGGTGCTGGAGCCGATGATGATGACCTATACGGTTAA